The following coding sequences lie in one Pelodiscus sinensis isolate JC-2024 unplaced genomic scaffold, ASM4963464v1 ctg110, whole genome shotgun sequence genomic window:
- the LOC102450355 gene encoding GTPase IMAP family member 4-like isoform X3 → MTVRLVVKSWEEKMCLSVAHGPGRAPERKIILVGKTGVGKSATGNMILGAEKFISDISPSSVTKECERQEAVTHRRNVTVLDTPGLFDTKKHNNEISKKIGESLKLLSSGVHAIVHVIQLGRFTEEEKEVAREIQRLFNFEAKKYMLVLFTRKEDLGKKTLDAFLEEGDDDLKNLIETCGHRCLAFNNRAEGNETSEQVSELFDMIDRMVRKNAEQPCYTLGMFKKDKTGLKKFCSIL, encoded by the coding sequence CACCAGAGCGGAAAATCATCCTGGTTGGTAAAACTGGAGTTGGGAAAAGTGCAACAGGAAACATGATTCTTGGGGCCGAAAAATTTATTTCTGACATCTCCCCCTCGTCGGTTACCAAGGAGTGCGAAAGACAGGAAGCCGTTACTCACCGGAGGAACGTGACGGTGCTTGACACCCCCGGCCTTTTTGACACTAAGAAACATAACAACGAGATCTCCAAAAAAATTGGCGAGTCTTTGAAGCTCCTTTCTTCAGGTGTCCACGCCATTGTTCATGTCATACAGCTGGGGCGCTTCaccgaagaagaaaaggaagtggcTAGGGAGATACAAAGGCTTTTCAATTTTGAAGCAAAGAAATACATGCTCGTCCTGTTCACCCGGAAGGAAGACCTGGGGAAGAAAACCCTGGACGCGTTCTTAGAGGAGGGCGACGACGATCTAAAGAACCTGATTGAGACGTGTGGACACCGATGCCTCGCTTTCAACAACAGAGCCGAAGGAAACGAGACGTCTGAGCAGGTCTCTGAGTTGTTTGACATGATCGATCGAATGGTGCGTAAAAACGCCGAGCAGCCCTGCTACACCCTGGGAATGTTTAAGAAGGACAAGACGGGACTAAAAAAATTTTGTTCTATACTCTAA
- the LOC102450355 gene encoding GTPase IMAP family member 4-like isoform X2, whose amino-acid sequence MTVRLVVKSWEEKMCLSVAHGPGRAAPERKIILVGKTGVGKSATGNMILGAEKFISDISPSSVTKECERQEAVTHRRNVTVLDTPGLFDTKKHNNEISKKIGESLKLLSSGVHAIVHVIQLGRFTEEEKEVAREIQRLFNFEAKKYMLVLFTRKEDLGKKTLDAFLEEGDDDLKNLIETCGHRCLAFNNRAEGNETSEQVSELFDMIDRMVRKNAEQPCYTLGMFKKDKTGLKKFCSIL is encoded by the coding sequence CAGCACCAGAGCGGAAAATCATCCTGGTTGGTAAAACTGGAGTTGGGAAAAGTGCAACAGGAAACATGATTCTTGGGGCCGAAAAATTTATTTCTGACATCTCCCCCTCGTCGGTTACCAAGGAGTGCGAAAGACAGGAAGCCGTTACTCACCGGAGGAACGTGACGGTGCTTGACACCCCCGGCCTTTTTGACACTAAGAAACATAACAACGAGATCTCCAAAAAAATTGGCGAGTCTTTGAAGCTCCTTTCTTCAGGTGTCCACGCCATTGTTCATGTCATACAGCTGGGGCGCTTCaccgaagaagaaaaggaagtggcTAGGGAGATACAAAGGCTTTTCAATTTTGAAGCAAAGAAATACATGCTCGTCCTGTTCACCCGGAAGGAAGACCTGGGGAAGAAAACCCTGGACGCGTTCTTAGAGGAGGGCGACGACGATCTAAAGAACCTGATTGAGACGTGTGGACACCGATGCCTCGCTTTCAACAACAGAGCCGAAGGAAACGAGACGTCTGAGCAGGTCTCTGAGTTGTTTGACATGATCGATCGAATGGTGCGTAAAAACGCCGAGCAGCCCTGCTACACCCTGGGAATGTTTAAGAAGGACAAGACGGGACTAAAAAAATTTTGTTCTATACTCTAA
- the LOC102450355 gene encoding GTPase IMAP family member 4-like isoform X4, with protein MILGAEKFISDISPSSVTKECERQEAVTHRRNVTVLDTPGLFDTKKHNNEISKKIGESLKLLSSGVHAIVHVIQLGRFTEEEKEVAREIQRLFNFEAKKYMLVLFTRKEDLGKKTLDAFLEEGDDDLKNLIETCGHRCLAFNNRAEGNETSEQVSELFDMIDRMVRKNAEQPCYTLGMFKKDKTGLKKFCSIL; from the coding sequence ATGATTCTTGGGGCCGAAAAATTTATTTCTGACATCTCCCCCTCGTCGGTTACCAAGGAGTGCGAAAGACAGGAAGCCGTTACTCACCGGAGGAACGTGACGGTGCTTGACACCCCCGGCCTTTTTGACACTAAGAAACATAACAACGAGATCTCCAAAAAAATTGGCGAGTCTTTGAAGCTCCTTTCTTCAGGTGTCCACGCCATTGTTCATGTCATACAGCTGGGGCGCTTCaccgaagaagaaaaggaagtggcTAGGGAGATACAAAGGCTTTTCAATTTTGAAGCAAAGAAATACATGCTCGTCCTGTTCACCCGGAAGGAAGACCTGGGGAAGAAAACCCTGGACGCGTTCTTAGAGGAGGGCGACGACGATCTAAAGAACCTGATTGAGACGTGTGGACACCGATGCCTCGCTTTCAACAACAGAGCCGAAGGAAACGAGACGTCTGAGCAGGTCTCTGAGTTGTTTGACATGATCGATCGAATGGTGCGTAAAAACGCCGAGCAGCCCTGCTACACCCTGGGAATGTTTAAGAAGGACAAGACGGGACTAAAAAAATTTTGTTCTATACTCTAA